The genomic window ACCCGAGCTCCCACGCGCCCCGGCCACCCCTAGTGGTGAAACCCGGTACCCACCCCTGTGTCCCGCGTCAACGGCCCCGTCTGCCGCCGTAGTTCGGGCAACAGCCGTCCAAGGTCCTCCAGGAACATCCCCGCGAGGTCGGAGGAGAACCCGTTCCGGCACACCACCCGCAGCACGGACAGATCCTGACGGTTCTCCGGGAAGGTGTACGCGGGCACCAGCCACCCCTTCTCCCGCAGCCGCCGCGCCACGTCGAACACGTTGTACGCGGTGACATCCTCCACCGTGGTGAAGGCGAACACCGGCAACTGATCCCCCCGGGTGAGCAGCCGGAAGTCCCCGAACTTGCCGATCTCTTCCGCGAGCCCCAGCGCGACATCCCGCGTGGACCGCTGCACGGCCCGATACCCGTCACGCCCGAGCCGCAGAAAGGTGTAGTACTGCGCGACGACCTGCGCCCCCGGCCGGGAGAAGTTCAGCGCGAACGTGGGCATGTCGCCGCCCAGGTAGTTGACCCGGAACACCAGCTCCTCCGGCAACTCCGCGGCGGACCGCCACAACGCCCAGCCGACCCCCGGGTACACCAGCCCGTACTTGTGCCCGGAGGTGTTGATCGACGCCACGCGAGGCAGCCGGAAGTCCCACACCAGATCCTCGTCGAGGAAGGGCGCGACCATGGCCCCGGACGCGCCGTCCACATGCACGGGCACGTCGAGCCCGGTGCGCTCCTGTAGCTCGTCGAGCGCCGCGCACAACTCGGCGATCGGCTCGTACGACCCGTCGAAGGTGGAACCGAGGACGCCCACGACCCCGATGGTGTTCTCGTCGCAGAGCGCTGCCGCGGCCGCCGGATCGAGATGGAACCGGTCGCCCTCCATGGGCACCTGCCGGGCCTCCACCTCCCAGAAGGCGCAGAACTTGTCCCAGCAGACCTGGACGTTGACCCCCATGACGAGGTTGGGCCGGGCGTCCGCCGAGGGATACCGGTCGGCGTTCCGCTTGGCCCACCGCCGTTTGAGGGCCATCCCGGCGAGCATGCAGGCCTCGCTGGACCCGGTGGTCGAGCAGCCGACGGCGGCCGCCGGGTCGGGGGCGTTCCACAGATCGGCGAGCATCGCCACGCAGCGCCGCTCCAACTCGGCCGTGCGGGGGTACTCGTCCTTGTCGATCATGTTCTTGTCCCGGCACTCACCCATCAGGACACCGGCCTCCGGCTCCATCCAGGTGGTGACGAAGGTGGCGAGGTTCAGCCGTGAGTTG from Streptomyces sp. DSM 40750 includes these protein-coding regions:
- a CDS encoding glutamate decarboxylase, whose protein sequence is MPLHRWDSDAPQDDGHNRNDRHRLAVNPFYDQANPVGGMTEAPPKHRLPDAPLAPSTAYQLVHDELMLDGNSRLNLATFVTTWMEPEAGVLMGECRDKNMIDKDEYPRTAELERRCVAMLADLWNAPDPAAAVGCSTTGSSEACMLAGMALKRRWAKRNADRYPSADARPNLVMGVNVQVCWDKFCAFWEVEARQVPMEGDRFHLDPAAAAALCDENTIGVVGVLGSTFDGSYEPIAELCAALDELQERTGLDVPVHVDGASGAMVAPFLDEDLVWDFRLPRVASINTSGHKYGLVYPGVGWALWRSAAELPEELVFRVNYLGGDMPTFALNFSRPGAQVVAQYYTFLRLGRDGYRAVQRSTRDVALGLAEEIGKFGDFRLLTRGDQLPVFAFTTVEDVTAYNVFDVARRLREKGWLVPAYTFPENRQDLSVLRVVCRNGFSSDLAGMFLEDLGRLLPELRRQTGPLTRDTGVGTGFHH